TGTGACTAAAAGAGTATATTTTGGAATGATGTAGAGTGCAAATGGCTTGGGACTACAAGCTGCTACTGGTAGAGATTATTGTAAAATATCAATAAACTTCCCCAAGGATACTGTACCCAAATGGGTAAATGCTCTCTTTTGATCTCAGTCTGGTTACTTGACTATATACATTGGCACAGTTGTTCTTTATCACTAGTCCTTGTCTTGTTTAGCAAAGTGTTGTATTGAATATATGTATTTTACCTTGTTTTCATGTCTTGGATTATGTCCAACAATAACAGAAAGATCCTAAGTCTGGAGAGCTTGAAGGACTGTCTTATGAGTTTGACTTGTGCGAAGCAGTAGCAACTTGGGAACAAGTGGGTCTTTCATTTCTTAGTTTCTGTGTAAATTTTCAGCTCACATAATACATTGATGGGTTGATTAGCGAGTTGGTTGACCAGGTCAGGAATAGCTCTACCATACTCACTAGGGAATACATTGATGCCTTACCAAATGGATGGGAGGATTATGCATGGCGCAGAATCAATAAAGGAATACAACTGTAAGTATTGACTGAAATTAGACGAGGAATGAAGTGCATGGTGGTTATTACTGTTATAATCCGTTTTCTTCATAGACAACAGTTCAAAACTTGATGGGTCCCAGTCACAATATATCAAGTAGTAAAATGGTGTGTTGTCTTCTTCTTTTTTGGTCTTAATGAAACTCGCACTCCTCTGGTGCAGTAATCGGTGCCAGAATAGGTCTTTATGCATCGAAAAGCTTTCATTGGTGCTACCTGAAACACCTCCATATTTTCCCCGGCAGTTTGAGCGATGTGCTGTTATTGGCAACTCTGGTGATCTTTTGAAAACAAAGTTTGGAAAAGAGATTGATACTTATGATGCGGTTATCAGAGAAAACGGTGCTCCAATTCAAGTAATGATGAGTTGTTTTTTTATCTAACTCCCGATTCTTCTGTTCCCCCTCTGTTCTCTCACTTATCTTACTCCATTCTTTTTCTTGGAACATCTTCTTGCAGAACTACAAGGAATATGTGGGAGAGAAAAGTACATTCCGTCTTCTTAATCGAGGGTCAGCAAAAGCCCTTGACAAAGTCGTGGAGTTGGATGGTATAACTGTTTTCTTGTTTTATATTCCTTCATGGTTACCGCCATTGTTTCTCTATTTCGATTTTCTTGTGTGTGTCATAGTTTACACTCTCTCTGATCCTTTGAGACTGTGCAGAAAAAAAGGAAGAGGTACTACTAGTAAAAACAACAATTCATGATATTATGAACAAGATGATTCGGGTTTGTACATTGCCCTTATTTGTCTCTTAGCTCTTTGGTTTTGAATATCTGAAATCTATTCCTCGTCTTCCAAACTTATTTGAGGATTCTTCCTTTTTCTGTAGGAAGTTCCAATAAAAAATCCTGTGTACTTGATGCTTGGTGCTTCATTTGGCTCAGCAGCTAAAGGAACCGGGCTCAAGGCTCTTGAATTTGCTCTATCGACTTGTGATTCAGTGGATATGTATGGTTTCACTGTAGATCCAGGTTATAAAGAGTGGTATGAAGTTTACCTAGATTTATTTTGTCTAGATGTTATCAACTATGTTTATGTTTGACAGTAATCTCTTGCATTATTTTTTCAGGACTAGATATTTTTCAGAATCTCGGCAAGGACATACTCCTTTGCATGGTAGAGCCTACTACCAGATGATGGAATGCTTGGGTGTAAGTCTGTCCTTTCTCGTTTTCTTAATTCTCAGCACAAGTTGCTACATTTTAAATGTGGCAGATGGCAACAATCACTTGATTCGTTTAATTAGATTTGCATTGGCCTATTATAAATTCAGAGACCCCTTCAGGCCTTTTGGTTTTGACTTGGTTCTCTTCTTTTTTTTGTTTATAGCTCATTAAAATACACTCTCCCATGAGAGCTGATCCAAACCGAGTCGTGAAATGGCTGCCAAGTCGCAAAATAATAAGATCTGCAAGAATCGCAGCGGAGAAGCTCCTAAGGTAATCAATTTCGTCTTCTTTCTTTTGCGCACATAGTCTGCCTCAAAAAAATATTATCTCTCTAAGAAAAAACCTATTCAACGTGCAGGAGAGTTGGAGCAGGATCTGTAGACCCATTAGCTTCATGCTCGATAGTAAAGAAGAGAAGCAAAAACGAGCGTCCAATGGTCTCTCACCTCAGAAAACCTGCGAGGGACCATCAGAAATTTGTGAGAAGCACGACCATGTACCCGTTGGAGCACAGTCCAGGACATAGTCAGCTTTGCATTACACCAGCTGACTAACGAAAATGCTTATATAGAAATCGTTTTTTTCCACCATACACTAAAGCACACAACAGGCCGACGATGGATTCAAAATCAAGTACATCCCTCTGCAATATAGTTATTATATGGAGTTCAAGACCATCGAGGTCAGATCTTTCTGGGTAATCTCTTAGAGGTTAGGGATTGATTCTTTTGTTATCCTGTTTATCGAAGTTTTCTTCACCAGAGATAGGTAAATGTGAGATAGAACTGGAAGCTAGAGGTCCATGTCTAATTTTAATACATAAGCAAATGTTTAATGTTCTTTTGTTTTCTTTATTTGCATTTAATATTTGTGTTAATTTGGAAATAACGCCTAAAAGTAGAATAGCAGAAATTTCATCAAATTGTTTCAGTATAAGAACATATAGTAGTTCTATTCATCATGCACCAATCATACACAAACGAGTATAAACTCAAAAACCTATTTTTAGGAAACAGTCTTGTCTTTCAAGAGAGTGGAACTTGGTACTGAAACAAAAGTTGCAATTAGACATCGATACCCGTCTCCAGATTCTTCTAGAAAAGATCCAAAGAAGCTATTCCATCTCCATGAGAATATTATGTTCCAACTGATTATCTATCAACCAAAAAAGGTGATTTTCGAGTAAAGAAGCTTGACCAAAGCTCACTCACCAGATAATCATATTGCAACAGAAGCTTGACCAAAGTACATCTGTCTCATCATATATGCTTAGCAACTTGTCAGCAATGCATTTGTCACATACCAAAAGCTTGGCCAAAGCGCATCTACACAGCAGTGATCCCGTCTGGTTTTCTTGCAAGGATCGAAATGCTTTCTTTAGAGTTCTTGAAGCGTCCAGTGAAGACCCACCCACAAGCTAGGCTTCCATGTGATCACAAGATTTCCATATTTCCACCAGAGTTGATGCTTCAAATCATATAGAGAAGCAGATGGATTCTCTTGCAATATGGTAAACTGATCATGCCCTCAAGTTGTCATAGAGAATAAAACTACGAACTAATACATTCCATGTAGCAATACTTGGGAGGATCACCTTCGATTATCATCCTCTCGAGAAGAACCAATGCATCCTCCCTACAATTAATTAAGACCTACATATGATATTACATCAGGCCGCCCGCCCGCCACTTTACTTCTACCAAATGAAACTTGATCAAAAATCTGGCATTGTCCTCTCAGCTTTCCCTAATTTTCAATACGCTAATATTATATATTCCTCGTCATCTCTGAAGATGCAAGTAGAGCTCGTAGATGTCAATAGTCTTCTGTGACTAAATAGACGAAGAGATCACTGATGTTGGATGCATTAGTCGTTACTACATAATACATGCAGAGTGGTGGGTTACCATGTGGATGCAAGATATGTTGAGATGGAGAAGGATAAACTGAGGGTTTATGTCTTGACGTAGTCGTTGAAGTAGTTGCTGAGGCAATTTGTGTCAGAGAGTGAACCAGAAGGCATGCAGAGTGGTAGAGACCATGTGGACGCAAGATGCTAAGCTGGCTTGGAATAAATTTGAGGAGCAAGTTTATACCGTGGAGAAAGGGCAAGAGATAAACTTGGAGAGCAAGTTTATGCCTTGGGGAATAAGTGTATTTCAAGAAAAAGAAAATGTACTTATTGATATGGAAGTTGTCCATATCCATGTTTTTTGGAGGCTAGGGTTTCAGTAACGTGGAAATCACTATAAAAGAGCTATGAAGTCGTGTGTATTCCATAAGACACTGTTGTTATTATTATAGAGGAAAGGTGAAAAGTCGTACTGAAGCAATTGCTGAAGTACAAGTTTGGGTAGATTAGGAATATTTCAGTAGCAACTATTAGAATGTTGACAGGCTTTGTAAAGCTGATAAGCAAGTCTTGTAATAGATTGTCTAGTCGATTTCTAATAAAGCATAGTTGGTTGCTTGTATCTATTTTGTGTGTTGATTTATTTTATGCATTACTCAATTGTGGTGTCATATTTGTTGCACGCTATCCTGGAGAGACCTGCATTGCATGATCCACGTAAAAGCGTGTAGTAAGAAGTTGAGCTCTACTCCATCTCTGGAGTAAAGACCATAAGCTTCATTTATTCGGTTTGTCTTTGAGAGCCTATTCAATAGCTAATTCTTTTAAATATTTATTCGGGGTTAAAAATGGAAATAACAGAAATTAAGCGGTTTTTGTCAATAAACTGCTAATTTGTGCACGAGCGTACACGTGTCAGGAAGTGAACAGCTCCACACTCGCAGAACCACATGTATGTGTATGCCTGATAAAAAGTGAAACAGGAAACCTCTCAATCTTTTCCAGAAATGACGGAACTGCCACCAGGTATCGACAACGGCGGCGTTCCTCTGTCGCTTCCTTCAACCTCTGCCGAGGCTACCGCCGCTGGATCGAAACGATTTAGGAGACCAAGTGTTCGATTAGGCGAAATCGGCGGCGACCAGTTGTACAATCACCACGGTTGGCAGGGGAGTAAACCCAAGTGGAACAAGAAAGATATGAGCAAACCATCGGCGAGGACTCGAGCTTTAACGAATTTGAGTTCTGGGTACGAGAATACAGGAGCCCTAGATGATGAAAGAGAAGGAAATGTGGATGTTGGGAGTTGGCGGGTCAAGAAACGGGTCGGGTCATCGCCGGGAGCGGCGCAGCGGGTACGATCCAATTGGGTATCGAGAATTGGGGAAATGGATGAATTAGACGGTTTAGGGTTTAGGGATTTCAGTAGAGAAGACTCAGAGAGTCCATTAAGAGACGGTGATATTGGCTTTTACGGCAATAGTAGTGAGTTGTCAGGGTCAAGATTTGGTTGCAAGAGTTAGGGTTTAGGGAGATATTGGCCAATGTTGAGGTTGATGATGAGGTTTTGCATTTGTTGACCTTGGATGATTTGAAAGATATATGGGGATTAACGCTGTTGGGTCTAGGAGGAAGATGTTTTCTGCGATCCAGAAGCTTGGTAGAGACTTCTCATGATAGATTAGATAGAGAGAGAAGATGGTTTTGTGTTGTTTTTTTTTGTTGGTGAGATAGTCAGCCATGGCAATGTCTAAAAACCACGAATGAAACCCTTTTCATCCTTTTTGCTATTCGTTGATTGGTTCTTATTTTTGATGTTTCTTGTTTCAATGTAGCATTAGCTACAGTGGTAGTAGAAGTAGAAGTGGGAAAACAAAGAAGTTGAAGCAAGAAGAAGGTTTTTAATCTGTGATATCTCTCTTTACTTCACTTGAGCTATTTCTGTGGATGGTCTTGATGATAATAAGGAACTTGCAATAGGAGTTTGAAGGAGATGAAACTGAATGTTTTCACTTTTCAGTCTAGCTTTTGATTGGCATCGTTAAGTGTTTAGTTCTCTCAGTTTGTAGAAGAAACAGGAGACATGGATATGCTAAGGTCAGTTTTTTTTTTTTTTTTTTGTGGAATAGAAGTTGAATGTTGGTATAGAGAATTGAAGTAAAGACCTCTTAGGATTCAGTTGGATTAATTTCGTGGAGGCTGCAATTTTGCTAACATTATTATGAAATCAGATCGAACCGGACCTGTTCTTTGTGCATGAATATTATCAGATAGAGCAACATATTGCGATTCTAAAATTTCTAAACCGGTTTGATGGTATCTTTCTCCTCTTCTTGCTTCTTTGGAGCTGCAGGAAAATATTTGATTCCTGTAAGGTCACCTACTTTGCTTATAACCTGTCATTCATCATATACAAAGAATGTTTATTAGAGTTTGGATCTATAATATATCAACCTCTAGGGCTTGCTACTGCTAGGGAAAGAAAGGGAGAGAATGCACAAGCAAGATATTACCTCTAAGGCTTTAATAAGATCTTGTTTTGAATGAGATGCGGATATGCAAATACGAGCCCTTCCTAGCATTAGAGGTGTAGCTGTGAAACCGACCACGGCGATTGCAACCTGTTTCATATTTCTTTTAGAGTTTGCTCTCTTATGTGGAAGCAAATGAGATTCATTTTGATAGAGAAACTTACATTTTCTCGCAAGCATTCCCTAGAGAAGGCTGGGATTTTAGCTGGATGGTAAAGCATTATTGGCATGACTGGAGAATCAACGTCTCCAAGTACCTTAAATCCCATATTCCGTAGCTCAGACCTAAAATAATTGCTGTTCTCTCGTATTCTTGCTAGCTTTTGTGCCCCTTAAACAAGCTTTTCTTATCGGGTTTGAGTCGAAAATGAAGCTAGTCAAACATGAAAGTAAAAATGATAAATGTAAGAACAGAGTAGAGACTTTAAGAGATACCTCTGTTGGAACCGTCCTCTCCAAGGATAACTCTTATGGCCGATATGATTTGTTGTGCGGAAGGAGTTGAAATTGATGTTGCGTAAAGATGAGCCGGGCAGTGGTGCTTCAAATATTGGATAGCTCCTACAAAAACAAAGAAAATGAAACTTCAAAATACTATTTTTATAACTTTTTCTTATTTTAATCATCATGTGTACAAGTTTTTCTTTGACAAGATTTGATATAAAGAGGTAATGTTCATAAGTTTGCTTAAAGACCTTCGAGCCGGCAATATATCCACCACAAGAGGCAAACGATTTACTGAAGGTTCCCATCATTATGTCCATGTCAGCCGTATTAACTCCAAGAAGTTCGCAAACACCTCTTCCTGTATTCCCAATGGCTCCAATGCTATGAGCTTCATCCAAATAAACATATGCCTATATATATATATATATCAAAATAAAACTTTTTATTTTTATACATATATAAGACAACCAAATTGGTTTTTAGAAGACTTTGATATTGCGTGTGAATAATAATTTAGTTTTCAGTTGTCTCAACCTTGTACTTCTTGCATATCGACACAATCTCGGGAAGCTTGCAAATCTCCCTTTCCATGCTGTAAATACCTTCAACGATAACAATAATTTTCTTCCAGGGTTTGTGTGTTTTGGTTTGTCTTTCCGCTATTTCTTCTCTCAGTATTCTTTCCAAGTGAGAAGGTGCTGCAAAAAAAAGCAATATACGTAGGGTGAAGATAGTTTACCATTTTAACTGAACTCTCCATCCAGATCATTCAATTTTGTTCAGCCAACTGGTTTTCAAAATTTGCCTAAAATTACAGGTCTCATCAATATGAACCATTTGAATATTTTACGTTTTTAACACTAAACGGACCCTGGTTCTCATCTCTATCTAAATAGTTTATTTAGATGGACAAACGAACATGTCCTAAAAATAAATTTATAATTTAAGATCTAGACACAAATAAACATCACTAAAACAAAAACAGAAAACCAAGAAAAATGTTTACAATAAGTAAAAATAACAAAAATATTATTAGTATCTTGTTTCTAAAACGAAAGATACCATCTGTGCTACATTATAAAAGAAGGCCATTCAATTGAATGATAAAAGCTGAAATTTTAGGCACTACAAAAGCTTACTGTTGTGTTGGAAAATACGGATATTGGCTCCAGAACCTCGAGCACCATTAATAATTGAACTATGGTTCAAAGAATCACTTATTATCAATCCTCCCTGTTTCAAGTGAAATGAATCACTAATAAGCTACTTAAAGATTAATGGTTTTTGCTAACAATATACAGCATACAGAACTATGAACTGGATCATATTTCAACATATTAGCATATATATATAACCTAAGGTCCGAAGTCATGACTCATTGACTCTGGATGTGTGTACATGCGCACACCTTTCCAATCAAAACAGGAATGATAAACGAGTTTGTGGCGTATCCCATGCCAAAGACAATAGCAGAATGCTTTCCCACATATTTAGCTACACATTCCTCAAGCTCTACATGCACACTAGTAGTTCCTTTACCCCATAATCAAACCACACGTAGGTCAGAGGAAATATAGAGGAATAATTTGACAAACAAAAGAAAAAAGAAGAAGAAGAGAAACACTTAAAATTATAGGCGGTAATGTTTACCTGCATCAACACGAGAACTACATGTACTAGCTGAAAGTTTCTTTAAAGACT
The DNA window shown above is from Brassica oleracea var. oleracea cultivar TO1000 chromosome C3, BOL, whole genome shotgun sequence and carries:
- the LOC106329014 gene encoding long chain base biosynthesis protein 2b-like, giving the protein MKDCFARPIASAPDAWFDMVERDWNDGEKVIDRTTNRRRCLNLGSYNYLGFGSFDEYCTPRVIESLKKLSASTCSSRVDAGTTSVHVELEECVAKYVGKHSAIVFGMGYATNSFIIPVLIGKGGLIISDSLNHSSIINGARGSGANIRIFQHNTPSHLERILREEIAERQTKTHKPWKKIIVIVEGIYSMEREICKLPEIVSICKKYKAYVYLDEAHSIGAIGNTGRGVCELLGVNTADMDIMMGTFSKSFASCGGYIAGSKGAIQYLKHHCPAHLYATSISTPSAQQIISAIRVILGEDGSNRGAQKLARIRENSNYFRSELRNMGFKVLGDVDSPVMPIMLYHPAKIPAFSRECLRENVAIAVVGFTATPLMLGRARICISASHSKQDLIKALEVISKVGDLTGIKYFPAAPKKQEEEKDTIKPV
- the LOC106329270 gene encoding uncharacterized protein LOC106329270 isoform X2: MKILQLIFLLALTTGISAVLIYIIGVSNLYESNRLSNEDLEALQSLQNGFQKCVSANGLGLQAATGRDYCKISINFPKDTVPKWKDPKSGELEGLSYEFDLCEAVATWEQVRNSSTILTREYIDALPNGWEDYAWRRINKGIQLNRCQNRSLCIEKLSLVLPETPPYFPRQFERCAVIGNSGDLLKTKFGKEIDTYDAVIRENGAPIQNYKEYVGEKSTFRLLNRGSAKALDKVVELDEKKEEVLLVKTTIHDIMNKMIREVPIKNPVYLMLGASFGSAAKGTGLKALEFALSTCDSVDMYGFTVDPGYKEWTRYFSESRQGHTPLHGRAYYQMMECLGLIKIHSPMRADPNRVVKWLPSRKIIRSARIAAEKLLRRVGAGSVDPLASCSIVKKRSKNERPMVSHLRKPARDHQKFVRSTTMYPLEHSPGHSQLCITPAD
- the LOC106329270 gene encoding uncharacterized protein LOC106329270 isoform X1, which codes for MKILQLIFLLALTTGISAVLIYIIGVSNLYDSVGLDESNRLSNEDLEALQSLQNGFQKCVSANGLGLQAATGRDYCKISINFPKDTVPKWKDPKSGELEGLSYEFDLCEAVATWEQVRNSSTILTREYIDALPNGWEDYAWRRINKGIQLNRCQNRSLCIEKLSLVLPETPPYFPRQFERCAVIGNSGDLLKTKFGKEIDTYDAVIRENGAPIQNYKEYVGEKSTFRLLNRGSAKALDKVVELDEKKEEVLLVKTTIHDIMNKMIREVPIKNPVYLMLGASFGSAAKGTGLKALEFALSTCDSVDMYGFTVDPGYKEWTRYFSESRQGHTPLHGRAYYQMMECLGLIKIHSPMRADPNRVVKWLPSRKIIRSARIAAEKLLRRVGAGSVDPLASCSIVKKRSKNERPMVSHLRKPARDHQKFVRSTTMYPLEHSPGHSQLCITPAD
- the LOC106329013 gene encoding uncharacterized protein LOC106329013, whose translation is MTELPPGIDNGGVPLSLPSTSAEATAAGSKRFRRPSVRLGEIGGDQLYNHHGWQGSKPKWNKKDMSKPSARTRALTNLSSGYENTGALDDEREGNVDVGSWRVKKRVGSSPGAAQRH